CAAGTCCGCGATGCGGCAGATGTCCATGGGGAGCGGCCTGCCAGCGGTGGCGGCCACCCTCGCCACGGCGCGGAGGCGTTCTTTGATCCCGTCTTGTTCGAGGGCTTCCCTGATGCCGGCGGAGAATGCGGCATTGTCCGGTGTCGCGTCGCTGGACCGGGGGCGTCCCAGCCGGAGGACTGCCTCTCGGGCGGCCTTCGGATCCTTCGCGCAGAGCGCATGGAGCAGGAAGCAGAAGATGGAGCGTGCGGCAGCCCCGAGCTTGAGGGCTCCGGCCGCCTCTGTGATGACCAGCTCGCCCTCCCCGGTGAGCAGCAGGTTTTCCAGGTCCGGCTGGGGGTGGACCAACCCATGCAGGAGGATCTGGTCCAGATAGGCGCCGAGGAACTGCTCCGCCAGATCCTTTGATCCACTCGTGGAGCGCGGCGGTGCGCCCCAGATTTCCGTCCCGTCGATGAATTCGGTGGTGAGCACCCGGCCGGAGCAGAATTCCGCGACGGGAACGGGTACGCGGAGGCGGGAGTAGCCGCTGAGTTTCTCACGGAGGTCGCGGAGAACCGCTTCCTCATGCCGGTAGTCCAGTTCCCGGAGGGTGGTGATGCGGAGGCGGTCCATGAAGCGTGAGAACCGGTGGTGCGCGCCGCGGCCCGAGGGATCGTCGAGGAATGCGGCGATTTCCGCGAGGGTGTCGAGATCCCGGACGGTGCGCTGCCGGGCCTTGGGACGCTGGACCCTCACGGAAACCTGGCGTCCGTCGTGCAGCGTCGCCAGGTGGACCTGGCCCGCGCCGGAGAAGCGGTCCGGCAGGGGATGGAATGAAGCGAACGCCCGCAGCGCCTTTTTCCCGATCTCATCCTCCAGCACCTGGTCGATGGTTTCCATGGATTCCACTTCCTGGTCGTCATCCCGGCAGCGGCTCTCGTCCAGTTTGGAAAAGGCGGCGAGAACCGCTTCCGGCAGGAGGTCTCCGCGGACGGCCAGCAGGCGTCCCGCCCGGACGAAAGGAGCGCCCAATGTTTCCAGATCCTCCGCGAGGAGGCGCGCGGCCTTTTCATCCGGCGGAGAACTCCGGAGAGAGGCATGTTTCAGGAAAAGAAGGGTGATGCGCTTGTGGCGGTCAATGGGAGTGGTGGTCGGGTTCACGGCTGGCTGGCTGTTTGGACCTGGAGCGGGACATGGGACGGAAATTCCATCTTCGCTCGCAGCGTGCCATCGGTGGGGATTTTGGATGCCCTTGCCGGAGAATGGATTGACGGGGGCAACGATGTTCCGGCAGTTGGCAAAACGCACTCCCCGGATGAGGAAGCGCGTCTTTTGCATCCCTCCCTCCCTCCGGATGCCGTTGAAATCGTATGGTATGCCGAATGCGGGGATGGATTCCGGCGGTTTCAACCCACCGCCGTCAAATCCATGAAAACGACGACCTCACCCACCCGGAGATCCCGGGTATGGAAAACGGAATCCGGCAAGATCGGATGGATCCTCCTGTGGCTCATCGGCGTGCCGATCCCGGTGCTGCTGGTGTTTTTCCTGCTCCGTGGCTGCACGTGACCGGCCGGGCTACGGGACGTCGTCGGCGACGAGATTGACCCGTAGCTCGAACAGATCCCGGCGGCGATCCATCAAGGGCGTGACCGATCCGGCCTCGCGGCTGCGGTAAAGGTCGGTGATGTCCAGATCCGTGACCAGCATGGTCTCCACGTTCGGATCCGCCTCCGCCTGGATGCCGTCGCGTGCGAACTCGAAATCCGAGGGCGTGAACACGGCGGCGCGTCCGTAGTGGATGTCCATCGCCGGGACGTCCGGGAGGTTCCCCACCACACCGGTGGTCACCACGTAGATCTGGTTCTCGATCGCACGCGCGGCGGCGCATTTCGTGACCCGGAGGTAGCCCTGGCGGTTGTCCGTGCAGTAGGGGACGAAGAGGATCTCGACGCCTTGCTCCGCGAGGTAGCGGGCGGCTTCGGGGAATTCCACATCGTAGCAGATGAGGATGCCGATCTTCGCCTTCGGAGTCTGGATGACGAGGAGGGACCGCCCGCCGTTGATGCCCCACCATGTCCGTTCCGACGGGGTGATGTGGAGTTTCGGCTGGGAGACGAAGGTGCCGTCCGGCCGGAACAGCATCGCTTCGTTTTGCAAGGATCCATCCGGCTGCAACACGGGATGTGACCCGGCGATGAGGTGCAGTCCCTGCTGCCGGGCGAGCGTGGACATCAACTCACGGAACTGCGGCGTCAGATCAGCCAGGCGGCGGATCCCTTCCCGGGAGCCGGTGGGGTCCATGGCGGAGAGGAGCTGCACGGAGAAAAACTCCGGGAACAGGACGTAGTCCGCGCCGTAGTCCTCGCCCGCGGTCTCCACGAAGTAGCGCACCTGCTCGGCGAATTCCTCGAAGCTGTTGATCTTCCGCATGGCATACTGGACGCAGGCGACGCGCACCTTCCGGTCCTCCGCTTCCGGCGGCTGGCGGTAGTGCGGGTTCAGCCACTCGATGAGCGTCGCGTAGTTCCTGCTCCGCGGATCGCGGATGTAGTTGGCCATCACATCCCGCACGACGAAGCCCTCGCTGAGCTGGAAGCCCATCACCGGATCCCGGACGATGCCGTCCTGCACCGCGTGGACGTATTCCTCCGGAGTGTATTTCGAGGCATACTGCTCATAGGCCCAGAGGCGGCCACCGGCGAGGATGCGCCGCAGGTTCAGCCGCTTGCAGAGATCCCGGCGGAGGCCGTAGAGGATGGCGCCGATCCCTTGGCGGCGGCAGGCCGGGTCCACATAGACCTCCGCGCCATAGAGGGTGTCCCCCTGCGGGTCATGGTTGTAGAAATAGCCGTCGTCGGTGATGCCGTAGTAAGTGTGGTGACGGAGCGGATCCCGGCCCATGGAAACCATCAGGCTGGAGGATACGCCGATGATCTCCCCGTCCCTTTCCACGAGCACCTGGCCTTCCTCGAACACCTTCAGGTGCGAAAGCAACTGGTCCTCACGCCATGCTTCGTCCGTCCCCATGCTGGGCGGGAAGCAACTGCGGTGCAGCCGGATCATCGCGGGGATGTCCTCGACTTTCGGCGTGCGGGCGATGACGGCTCCTGCGGGATGGTGGATGGTGCGGGGTTCCATGGGCGGCGGTGGTAGTAAGGATGCGGGATGTTCCGCGGTCAACCGGTGATGCGCGGGGGGCGGTCCGGATGCGGCCTTGCGGGCGGAGGGCGGCCTGATAGGTTGCCGCACGGATGGACAACCAGCAGGGAAACGCGGGGAGCTTCGGGGCAAGGCAGTTGCTTGAGGCGCGGTTGGCGGTGAGCTTCCTGTTTTTCATGAACGGCGCGTTGTTCGCCTCATGGGTGTCACGGATTCCGCTGATCCAGCAGGAACTCGGGCTGAACCACGCCGTCCTGGGCGCGGCCCTGCTGTGTGTGGCGGCGGGTGCGGTGGTGACCATGCCGCTGGTGGGCATCCTCAACGGCCGCTTCGGCAGTGAACGGCTGTGCATGTTCTGGGTGGTCCCTTTTTCGGTGGCCCTGCCTTTGCTGGCACTGTGTCCGGATGTCGTCACGCTGGGGGCCGCGCTGTTTTTTTTCGGCTGCGGACATGGTGCGCTCGATGTGGCGATGAATGCCCAGGGGGTGGTGGTGGAGCGCAGCCATGGAAAGCCGGTGATGTCCTCCATGCACGCCATGTTCAGTTTCGGCGGACTGCTGGGCGCGGGCTTTGGCATCGTCATGGCATGGCTGGGCTGGCCGCCGCTGCCGCACTTCACGCTGGTGAGCGTGCTGTTGGGCGGGAGCGCATTGTTCGGATGCCGCTACCTGCTGCATGGGATGGACCGGCATGAAAAAACGGAGGGCGGTGGATTCATGCTGCCGCCGAAGGCGTTGGTGCCGCTCGGGATCGTGGCGGTGGCGGTGTTGCTCGGGGAGGGTGCCATGGCGGACTGGACCGGCGTATTCCTCCACAAGACGCTGGGCGCGACGGAAGCAGTGGCGGCGGCGGGGTTCGCGGCGTTTTCCGTGGCGATGACATTGGGAAGGTTTTCCGGTGACTGGCTGGTGGCGCGGTTCGGCGCGGTGAGCCTCGTGCGGGCCAGCGGATTGTCCGCGGCGGCGGGGTTGGCGCTCGCCCTGTCCACGGACCTGCCGTGGATCTCGCTGGTCGGCTTCGCGCTGGTGGGGGCGGGTTGTTCCACGGTGGTGCCGTGTGTCTTCTCCGCCGCGGGGAGGATGCCCGGGGTGCGGACCGGCGTGGCGCTGGCCTCGGTGACGACGATGGGCTACATGGGGTTCCTGATCGGCCCGCCGTTGATCGGGTTCGTGGCGGAGGGGATCGGTCTCAGGGGGGCGCTGGGCCTCCTCATCGGCACGAGCGTGCTGGTGGCGGCGATGGCTGGAACGCTGCGGGAAAGGCGCGGGTGATGCACCGGGGGTAACGAATCTCTCACGAGGTTCGCTACCATACGTTTCGTGTCTTTTCCATCGCCAGAAGTGACGGTCTGTGGAAGATCGTGGAATCCATGATGAACCGCCGCGCCGCCCTCGCCCTCGCTCTTGGAACCGGAGCAGGAGCCATCCAGGGCTGCCGCCGCGAGGAGAAGCTTTCCGCAAACAAGGAAGATCAAAAAATGGCTCCGCCAAAACAGGAAAGGGAAGGTCAGAACCTGGTGCCGGTGGAGGTGGATCCTTCGCTGGAGATCCGGACCATCGCTGGCTTGAGGCCGTTCCGTTCGCCCGGATTCGTGGTCAGGCGTGAGGAGAGGGACGGGAAGATCCTGGTTCACAACTATGGCCATGGAGGGGGAGGGATGACGCTTTCCTGGGGCAGTTCCGAGCTGGCGGCGCGTCTTGCCGGGGATGTTTCCGGGAAAGAATGCGCCGTGGTGGGAGGCGGGGTCATGGGGCTGAGCACCGCCCGCTTGCTGCAACTGCGTGGTGCGAAGGTGACACTCCACACGAAGGCCCTGCCACCTCACACCACCTCCAATGTGGCGGGAGCGCAGTGGTGGCCGTTTTCGGTGTTTGACGACCACCGGCGGACGCCGGAATTCGGCACACAGTACGTGGAGGCGGCGAACATTTCCTACCGCTATTTCCAAAGTCTGGTGGGACCGAAGTGGGGTGTGCGCTGGCTGCCGAACTACTACCTGAGTGATGGCCCGCCGGTGAACGGCTGGATCGCCGGTCCTGGCGGCGTGCTGCATGACCTGCAGGTGGGTTTCCATGATTTCGGGCCGGGCGAGCACGTGTTTCCCGCCGCGTATGCCCGGCGTTTCCACACGATGATGATCGAGCCGGCCGTTTATCTGGCGGAGCTTCTCGGTGAGGTGCAGGAAGCCGGTGGCCGGATCGTGGTCCGGGACTTCGCCACGGCTGAGGAAGTGTTTGGGCTGCCGGAGGGCATCATCTTCAACTGCACGGGGCTGGGCGCGGGTGTGTTGTTCGGAGACGCGGAGCTGGTTCCCATCAAGGGCCAGCTCAGCTTTCTGATTCCGCAGCCGCGGGTGGATTACAATCTGCTCACGAACCTGACCTACATGTTCCCTCGGTCGGACGGGATCCTGCTCGGAGGCACCTATGAGAAGGGGAACTGGGACACCGTTCCGGATGATGGGATGCGGAAGCGGATCATCGAAAGCCACCGCCTGATGTTCGAGGGCATGAAGAGAATCCAGCGGGAGTAAGGAGGGTGGACACTCCTGTCCACCGGCGGCATTGGCAAATCATCAAAGATTCACCGCAAAGACGGGAAGGAAAGAAAATAGACCTCTTCAAGATTAGCCGGATTCGTTCGATTCGCGGTCAGCCTTCCTCAAATCCCCGCGTCCGGCTGTGTCTTGTCCTGGGCTTCCTCCGGGGTTTCTCCGGACGGGCCGAGGTGGACCTCGATGCCGTTCGCATCGTAGTTGTGGACCACTTCCGTCACCGCATGGAACTGGTTCTCGATGCTGACCACCTCTCCTTTGCGGGGGATCGCCTGCACGAGATGGGCCTCCGCCTCCAGTTCCTGGTGCCGGTCGTCCCGGTCCTCGTCGAAACGGAGGACCACGGTGTTGACCGGGGTTTCAGGGGAGGGGGCGGACTCTGGCTCGGTCGTCACGCGGCGGATGATAGCGTCCCGCGGCGGCTCGGCAAATGGAAATGAAGGACGGCGGGGCGGAAGCGTGGCGGCTCCCGCCCGGGCTCTCAGTCCTCCTCTTCCCACACCTCGTCGTCATCCGCGCAGTCGGCCAGGGCATTGGCGCGGAGTTCGAGCTGCGGGGCCAGTTCCGGCCAATCCCGGGAAGTGCCGAATTTATAGACCGGATGTTCCTTTCCCCTGCGCATGTGGTCCGCCACATCGCGCCATTGGTTGGAAAAATGGCGGAGCGCGTCGCGGGGATGCTCGCCATCCTCAGTGGTCATGTAGTCCGTGGGCACATCCCCGGAAATGACCCACCAGCCGGTGCGTCCGGCGTGGCGCGTGGACTGGACCGCCCACAGCGCGAAGTCCGGATAGACGTGGACCGTGGGCCACTCCGCGATGCCGCCGTGCCGGCAGCCCTCGAGGTCGAGATACTCCGCGACCTTGCGGCGTTCTTCGGCCAGCCAGTTTTCTTCCTCGATGTCTTCGGGCACGGTCATGGCGGCGGATGGTGGATCAATGCCTGAAGTGGCGATGGCCGGTGAAGATCATGGCCATACCGGCGGCGTCCGCGGCGGCGATGACTTCCTCGTCACGGATGGAGCCGCCCGGCTGGATGCAGGCGGTCGCGCCGGCATCGATGGCGGATTGCAGGCCGTCCGCGAACGGGAACATGGCGTCGGAGGCGACGATGGAGCCTTTCAGGTCCAGACCGGCCTCACGTGCCTTCCAGACGGCGATGCGGGAGCTGTCCACGCGGCTCATCTGGCCCGCGCCGATGCCGAGTGTGCGGTCGGACTTGGTATAGACGATGGCGTTCGATTTCACGTGTTTCACGATCCGCCAGCCGAAGCGCATGGCGCGCATT
The window above is part of the Akkermansiaceae bacterium genome. Proteins encoded here:
- a CDS encoding AarF/ABC1/UbiB kinase family protein, whose translation is MNPTTTPIDRHKRITLLFLKHASLRSSPPDEKAARLLAEDLETLGAPFVRAGRLLAVRGDLLPEAVLAAFSKLDESRCRDDDQEVESMETIDQVLEDEIGKKALRAFASFHPLPDRFSGAGQVHLATLHDGRQVSVRVQRPKARQRTVRDLDTLAEIAAFLDDPSGRGAHHRFSRFMDRLRITTLRELDYRHEEAVLRDLREKLSGYSRLRVPVPVAEFCSGRVLTTEFIDGTEIWGAPPRSTSGSKDLAEQFLGAYLDQILLHGLVHPQPDLENLLLTGEGELVITEAAGALKLGAAARSIFCFLLHALCAKDPKAAREAVLRLGRPRSSDATPDNAAFSAGIREALEQDGIKERLRAVARVAATAGRPLPMDICRIADLFGNLHISAEAIHPHFDTGRFITSHIQEQMKEIRENTVLFQSPSAA
- a CDS encoding bifunctional GNAT family N-acetyltransferase/carbon-nitrogen hydrolase family protein: MEPRTIHHPAGAVIARTPKVEDIPAMIRLHRSCFPPSMGTDEAWREDQLLSHLKVFEEGQVLVERDGEIIGVSSSLMVSMGRDPLRHHTYYGITDDGYFYNHDPQGDTLYGAEVYVDPACRRQGIGAILYGLRRDLCKRLNLRRILAGGRLWAYEQYASKYTPEEYVHAVQDGIVRDPVMGFQLSEGFVVRDVMANYIRDPRSRNYATLIEWLNPHYRQPPEAEDRKVRVACVQYAMRKINSFEEFAEQVRYFVETAGEDYGADYVLFPEFFSVQLLSAMDPTGSREGIRRLADLTPQFRELMSTLARQQGLHLIAGSHPVLQPDGSLQNEAMLFRPDGTFVSQPKLHITPSERTWWGINGGRSLLVIQTPKAKIGILICYDVEFPEAARYLAEQGVEILFVPYCTDNRQGYLRVTKCAAARAIENQIYVVTTGVVGNLPDVPAMDIHYGRAAVFTPSDFEFARDGIQAEADPNVETMLVTDLDITDLYRSREAGSVTPLMDRRRDLFELRVNLVADDVP
- a CDS encoding MFS transporter produces the protein MDNQQGNAGSFGARQLLEARLAVSFLFFMNGALFASWVSRIPLIQQELGLNHAVLGAALLCVAAGAVVTMPLVGILNGRFGSERLCMFWVVPFSVALPLLALCPDVVTLGAALFFFGCGHGALDVAMNAQGVVVERSHGKPVMSSMHAMFSFGGLLGAGFGIVMAWLGWPPLPHFTLVSVLLGGSALFGCRYLLHGMDRHEKTEGGGFMLPPKALVPLGIVAVAVLLGEGAMADWTGVFLHKTLGATEAVAAAGFAAFSVAMTLGRFSGDWLVARFGAVSLVRASGLSAAAGLALALSTDLPWISLVGFALVGAGCSTVVPCVFSAAGRMPGVRTGVALASVTTMGYMGFLIGPPLIGFVAEGIGLRGALGLLIGTSVLVAAMAGTLRERRG
- a CDS encoding FAD-dependent oxidoreductase codes for the protein MMNRRAALALALGTGAGAIQGCRREEKLSANKEDQKMAPPKQEREGQNLVPVEVDPSLEIRTIAGLRPFRSPGFVVRREERDGKILVHNYGHGGGGMTLSWGSSELAARLAGDVSGKECAVVGGGVMGLSTARLLQLRGAKVTLHTKALPPHTTSNVAGAQWWPFSVFDDHRRTPEFGTQYVEAANISYRYFQSLVGPKWGVRWLPNYYLSDGPPVNGWIAGPGGVLHDLQVGFHDFGPGEHVFPAAYARRFHTMMIEPAVYLAELLGEVQEAGGRIVVRDFATAEEVFGLPEGIIFNCTGLGAGVLFGDAELVPIKGQLSFLIPQPRVDYNLLTNLTYMFPRSDGILLGGTYEKGNWDTVPDDGMRKRIIESHRLMFEGMKRIQRE
- a CDS encoding DUF4826 family protein; amino-acid sequence: MTVPEDIEEENWLAEERRKVAEYLDLEGCRHGGIAEWPTVHVYPDFALWAVQSTRHAGRTGWWVISGDVPTDYMTTEDGEHPRDALRHFSNQWRDVADHMRRGKEHPVYKFGTSRDWPELAPQLELRANALADCADDDEVWEEED